Proteins found in one Triticum aestivum cultivar Chinese Spring chromosome 4D, IWGSC CS RefSeq v2.1, whole genome shotgun sequence genomic segment:
- the LOC123099691 gene encoding uncharacterized protein, whose amino-acid sequence MAKEGDDPSDLETGSMPGSVVIVVVAPPANFGARPRSSAAAGGGEDDDDREMPNYVWVPLQLLLTAVACCPLLALVLTRTDWVEKIVFSAVLLPTVVGVFFFLRAVCKRPRMAVITSMIKK is encoded by the exons atggccaaggaaggggacgaccCGTCGGACTTGGAGACGGGGTCCATGCCCGGGTCCGTAGTCATCGTTGTCGTTGCGCCGCCAGCAAACTTCGGCGCCCGGCCAAGGTCCTCCGCTGCCGCCGGCGGGGGAGAAGACGACGACGACCGCGAGATGCCGAACTAC GTTTGGGTGCCTCTGCAGCTGCTGCTGACGGCGGTCGCGTGCTGCCCGCTGCTGGCGCTGGTTCTGACGCGGACGGACTGGGTGGAGAagatcgtcttctccgccgttCTGCTGCCCACCGTCGTCGGTGTCTTCTTCTTTCTGCGCGCCGTGTGCAAGAGGCCGCGCATGGCCGTCATTACCAGCATGATCAAGAAATAG